Proteins found in one Planctomicrobium piriforme genomic segment:
- a CDS encoding Gfo/Idh/MocA family protein translates to MATGFAIIGTGMIARFHAQAIQAIPDATLVGCFNHKPERAVAFAQEYGCQAYSDLDEMLANPDISVVTICTPSGAHLEPALAVAKAGKHLLVEKPLEITLERCDAMIAACKQAGTLLGAILPSRFSPANIVLKRAIELGRFGRLTLGDTYVKWWRTQEYYDGGGWRGTWALDGGGAYMNQAIHNVDLLSWFMGDVAEVCGLTATLAHDRIEVEDVGTAIVKFKNGALGTLEAATSVYPGLLKKTEIHGSEGSAIIEQDSILLWNFKNPLPEDEQILAQFGAGNTVTGGAADPKAISFVGHQRQFEDFIDAIKTGRKPLIDGHEGRKSVELILAIYQSSREGKRINLPLPSKAAT, encoded by the coding sequence ATGGCGACCGGTTTTGCAATTATTGGCACTGGGATGATCGCCCGGTTCCACGCTCAGGCGATTCAGGCGATCCCCGATGCGACGCTCGTCGGCTGCTTCAACCATAAGCCGGAACGGGCCGTCGCCTTCGCCCAGGAATACGGTTGCCAGGCCTATTCCGATCTCGACGAGATGCTGGCGAACCCCGATATCTCGGTCGTCACGATCTGCACCCCCAGCGGGGCGCATCTCGAACCGGCGCTCGCCGTCGCCAAGGCGGGCAAGCACTTGCTCGTCGAGAAACCTCTCGAAATCACGCTCGAACGCTGCGACGCGATGATCGCCGCCTGCAAACAAGCCGGGACTTTGCTGGGGGCAATTCTCCCCTCCCGGTTCAGCCCAGCCAACATCGTCTTGAAACGAGCCATCGAACTCGGCCGGTTCGGGCGGCTGACCCTGGGCGACACCTATGTGAAGTGGTGGCGAACGCAGGAATACTACGACGGCGGCGGCTGGCGCGGCACCTGGGCGCTCGACGGCGGCGGAGCGTACATGAATCAGGCGATCCACAATGTCGATTTACTCTCCTGGTTCATGGGAGATGTCGCCGAAGTCTGCGGACTCACCGCCACTCTGGCTCACGATCGGATTGAGGTGGAAGACGTCGGCACGGCGATTGTGAAATTCAAGAACGGTGCGCTCGGCACGCTCGAAGCCGCGACCAGCGTTTATCCCGGTCTGCTCAAGAAAACCGAAATTCACGGCAGCGAAGGTTCCGCCATCATCGAGCAGGATTCGATCCTGCTCTGGAACTTCAAAAATCCCCTGCCGGAAGACGAACAGATCCTCGCCCAGTTCGGGGCAGGCAATACCGTGACCGGCGGCGCTGCCGACCCGAAGGCGATCTCCTTCGTCGGGCATCAACGGCAGTTTGAAGACTTCATCGACGCGATCAAGACCGGCCGCAAGCCGCTGATCGACGGTCACGAAGGCCGCAAGAGCGTCGAGCTGATCCTGGCGATCTACCAGTCCAGCCGCGAGGGAAAACGAATCAATCTCCCCTTGCCGTCGAAGGCCGCGACATGA
- a CDS encoding cobalamin-binding protein → MSSPHRIVSLIASGTEIVAALGFGDELVGRSHECDFPTWVERLPPCSEPRIDIHASSGEIDRQVRATVTDAISVYRVFTDELNRLQPTHIVTQSQCEVCAVSLKDVRQAVCELVGSQPEIIALEPMDLKDIWNDIQMTAAALDAPERGTALVADCLARLEHVRSSVAGRPGTPTVVCLEWLEPLMSAGNWVPELVELAGGEPVLCEAGKHSPYFTWKDLVAADPGVIAIMPCGFDIPRTISELGVLFDRPEWYELRAVRQGRVYITDGNQYFNRPGPRVVESAEILAELLHDPGRNLPGTRHHKTGWLRLEEC, encoded by the coding sequence ATGAGCAGCCCGCACCGCATTGTCTCCCTGATTGCCAGCGGCACGGAAATCGTCGCGGCCCTCGGATTCGGCGACGAACTGGTCGGCCGCTCGCACGAGTGCGATTTCCCGACCTGGGTCGAACGGTTGCCCCCTTGCTCCGAACCGCGAATCGATATCCACGCCAGCAGCGGCGAAATCGACCGTCAGGTAAGGGCGACGGTCACGGATGCGATCTCGGTCTACCGCGTCTTTACCGACGAACTCAATCGCCTGCAGCCCACGCATATCGTCACGCAGTCGCAGTGCGAGGTCTGCGCGGTGAGCCTGAAAGACGTGCGTCAGGCGGTGTGTGAACTGGTCGGCTCACAACCGGAAATCATCGCCCTCGAGCCGATGGACCTCAAAGACATCTGGAATGATATCCAGATGACCGCCGCTGCTCTGGACGCACCTGAACGGGGAACGGCCCTCGTCGCCGACTGTCTGGCTCGGCTTGAACACGTCCGGTCGTCCGTTGCCGGTCGGCCGGGAACACCGACTGTCGTCTGTCTGGAGTGGCTCGAACCGCTGATGTCCGCAGGGAACTGGGTGCCTGAACTGGTCGAACTCGCTGGCGGCGAGCCGGTGCTTTGTGAAGCGGGCAAGCACTCGCCCTACTTCACATGGAAAGACCTCGTCGCCGCCGATCCGGGCGTCATCGCCATCATGCCCTGCGGGTTCGACATCCCGCGGACAATTTCTGAGCTGGGAGTCTTGTTCGACCGGCCTGAGTGGTACGAACTTCGCGCCGTCCGACAGGGGCGGGTGTACATCACCGACGGCAACCAGTACTTCAACCGTCCCGGTCCGCGAGTCGTCGAATCGGCAGAAATCCTGGCCGAACTCCTCCACGACCCCGGCCGCAACCTCCCCGGTACCCGCCATCACAAAACAGGCTGGCTGCGCCTGGAAGAATGCTGA